From one Rhodamnia argentea isolate NSW1041297 chromosome 1, ASM2092103v1, whole genome shotgun sequence genomic stretch:
- the LOC115731650 gene encoding protein ACCELERATED CELL DEATH 6-like — protein MDGDRVSITINDSEIWEERRARLKALELLNKPHRPAELKWRVNPRLQAAAKGGDVDNFIEALEKYSAEERVSLSDIIDMQGPSGNSLLHVAAGIENSDILRALLEVVPDKQSTTKTNFRGDTALHVAARAGRIHAAKLLLDCDGIAGMANDVGNTALHEAVKNSHYGLTRLLLNGGSHLVYEENRERKCPLYLAVETGDSGILVLLMEAVDRDDKFRWSRVEGMSPVHGAVMHQRLEMLKEMSKRKKELFHLSDAGGGTPLHLAAYINYVEGVKFLVEEFASSTVEYDKEGYLPIHVASKMGHLETIKELLLHWPDPEELLNFKEGQNILHVAAKYGRASIVKYTLGNPELEKLLNAKDKEGNTPLHVATLQWQPEVLLSLTRHNRVDLKLVNNSNLTALDIVDEQLRKIDAPLHQSLTRTILLSAGAPRSKDKAICQPKGLGLGKDLVPPDLDRLKDEANSRMVVATLIAAMTFAAGFSVPGGYNGSEPDAGMATMLNKPMYDVFVICNTVAMFSSIIAVVILLRRQINDSHAVLHTLGKARLPLLISLASMSVAFMAGVYVTASKRTWIAVVTLIIGITTLFVILSLYVAFFVPLGYNCRLVQLLADYIIRAGISISRSVTVERATWQPEYTLGML, from the exons ATGGATGGCGATCGCGTGAGTATAACTATCAATGATAGTGAAATCTGGGAGGAGAGGAGGGCCAGATTGAAAGCGCTTGAGTTGTTAAACAAACCACACCGCCCTGCAGAACTCAAATGGCGTGTGAATCCGCGGCTACAAGCCGCAGCGAAAGGAGGTGACGTCGATAACTTCATTGAGGCCCTCGAGAAGTACTCTGCCGAAGAGAGGGTCTCTTTGTCCGATATCATAGACATGCAGGGGCCGTCCGGGAACTCGTTGCTCCATGTTGCGGCGGGCATCGAGAACTCTGACATCCTCCGAGCCCTCCTTGAGGTCGTCCCCGACAAGCAGAGCACCACCAAGACGAACTTCCGAGGGGACACTGCGCTCCATGTCGCAGCCAGAGCCGGAAGGATCCACGCGGCCAAGCTCCTCCTCGACTGTGATGGGATCGCAGGCATGGCAAACGACGTGGGCAACACGGCGTTGCACGAGGCTGTGAAGAACAGTCACTACGGGTTGACTCGTCTGCTCCTGAACGGAGGGTCGCATTTGGTGTATGAGGAGAACAGAGAGCGTAAGTGCCCGCTGTATTTGGCGGTCGAGACGGGGGACTCGGGGATTCTGGTGCTTTTGATGGAGGCGGTGGATAGGGATGATAAGTTCCGGTGGTCGAGGGTGGAAGGCATGTCGCCGGTTCATGGAGCCGTGATGCATCAAAGGTTAG AAATGCTCAAAGAGATGTCGAAGCGAAAGAAAGAGCTATTTCACTTAAGCGACGCCGGAGGTGGTACTCCCCTCCATCTGGCGGCATACATCAATTATGTAGAAGGAGTCAAATTCTTGGTCGAGGAGTTCGCTTCAAGCACTGTCGAATACGATAAAGAGGGCTATCTTCCGATTCACGTCGCATCCAAGATGGGTCATCTCGAAACGATCAAGGAGCTGCTTCTGCATTGGCCAGATCCGGAAGAGTTGCTGAACTTTAAGGAAGGGCAGAACATACTTCACGTCGCGGCAAAGTACGGAAGGGCCTCCATAGTGAAGTACACACTCGGTAATCCCGAGCTTGAGAAGCTCCTAAATGCGAAAGACAAGGAAGGAAATACGCCTCTCCATGTGGCCACATTGCAGTGGCAACCCGAGGTTCTGCTCTCCCTCACCCGGCACAACAGGGTCGATCTTAAGCTTGTGAACAACAGCAACTTGACAGCTCTCGACATTGTAGATGAGCAACTGAGAAAAATCGATGCTCCACTTCACCAG AGCTTGACACGAACAATCTTACTGTCTGCTGGAGCACCCAGAAGCAAAGACAAAGCAATTTGCCAACCAAAAGGCTTAGGTCTGGGGAAAGATTTGGTGCCTCCGGATTTGGATAGACTAAAGGATGAGGCCAATTCCCGTATGGTCGTGGCAACACTCATTGCTGCTATGACATTCGCCGCCGGCTTTTCCGTTCCTGGAGGATATAATGGCTCTGAACCGGATGCGGGGATGGCCACGATGTTGAACAAGCCAATGTATGACGTCTTTGTGATTTGCAACACCGTCGCCATGTTCAGCTCGATAATTGCAGTTGTGATCCTTCTCCGGAGACAGATCAACGATTCGCACGCGGTGCTTCACACCCTTGGAAAGGCAAGGCTGCCGCTACTCATTTCTCTCGCCTCAATGTCCGTGGCCTTCATGGCGGGGGTCTACGTGACCGCAAGCAAACGCACTTGGATTGCCGTCGTGACCTTGATCATCGGAATCACCACCCTCTTCGTCATCTTGAGTCTTTACGTTGCCTTTTTCGTTCCGCTTGGGTACAATTGCCGTCTCGTCCAACTCCTCGCCGACTACATCATTAGAGCTGGTATATCAATTTCAAGAAGTGTGACCGTAGAAAGGGCCACGTGGCAACCTGAGTATACTCTTGGGATGCTCTAA